The genome window GCGTGCAGGTCGCCGAGGAGACCACCGAGGGCCACCCCATCGACGAGCTGGTGCGCCGCAGTGCGCTGGCCGAGCTGCTCGTGGTCGGCTCGCGCGGACACGGCGGCTTCGTCGAGGCCCTGTTGGGCTCGGTCAGCGCCTCGGTGGCCATGCACGGCGCCTGCCCGGTCGTCGTGGTGCGCGGCCATTGCACCACCGGCCCCATCGTGGTGGGCGTCGACAACTCCCGGGGAAGCCGGACCGCGCTGGACTTCGCCTTCGAGGCGGCGTCGCGGTGCCGCACCGATCTGGTGGCGGTGCAGGCGCTGCCCGACGCCTACTTCCACCCCGGCCCGTTCCCGCACCCCGACCGCGACGAGCTGCGCGACAGCGCCGAGCGCCACCTCGCCGAACAGCTCGCCGGGTGGGCGTCGACGTACCCGGACGTACCGGTTCGCAGGATCGCCACCAACGAGCACCCGGTCGCCGCGCTGCGGGAG of Saccharopolyspora erythraea contains these proteins:
- a CDS encoding universal stress protein, giving the protein MTRSRLPVVAGVDGSAQSTDAALWAAREAGMRGTSLRLLLVNDDPGRAEQAAKTLAETASACREQAPGVQVAEETTEGHPIDELVRRSALAELLVVGSRGHGGFVEALLGSVSASVAMHGACPVVVVRGHCTTGPIVVGVDNSRGSRTALDFAFEAASRCRTDLVAVQALPDAYFHPGPFPHPDRDELRDSAERHLAEQLAGWASTYPDVPVRRIATNEHPVAALREAAADARLVVVGHRGRGGFTGLLLGSVAAGALHHAPCPVAVIRSTNP